Proteins from a genomic interval of Chryseobacterium indologenes:
- a CDS encoding DUF2490 domain-containing protein, protein MTLSIRKFFVGLFLLSFMTGIVQAQISPPGLGDASTAFWSAFGVKRQLDSLGKKSTMSYIAIGRKSSPDNDNLFSKQAIFVVNHEFYHSFAPHQQYSYAISYRRQPQYESEAPYEKESTEQEFRIYGRYAYTFDLGKRFKLKNTVRQEFRKFFDAGFHQVEEDFQLRTRIKSQLTYNLSPKNNQKLALGAEALFSISHMNEPDAQWNSFGYREMRLTAYYMFSIPHSPFTVDIGYMDDLIRGSESIHHGGVHYVAADLIWNIPYKKTSY, encoded by the coding sequence ATGACATTAAGCATAAGGAAATTTTTCGTCGGGTTATTTTTATTAAGTTTCATGACCGGTATTGTGCAGGCACAGATCAGCCCGCCCGGATTGGGGGATGCCAGTACTGCTTTCTGGTCAGCTTTCGGAGTAAAACGCCAGCTGGATTCTCTGGGAAAAAAATCGACGATGAGCTATATTGCAATAGGCCGCAAAAGTAGCCCTGACAATGATAATTTGTTTTCAAAACAGGCTATTTTTGTAGTAAACCACGAATTTTATCATTCTTTTGCTCCCCATCAGCAATACAGCTATGCCATCAGCTATCGACGACAGCCGCAATACGAGAGTGAGGCACCCTATGAAAAGGAAAGTACTGAACAGGAATTCAGAATTTACGGACGATATGCCTACACCTTTGACCTGGGTAAAAGGTTTAAATTAAAAAACACGGTAAGACAGGAATTCAGGAAATTTTTTGATGCAGGATTTCATCAGGTTGAAGAAGATTTTCAATTGAGAACCCGTATCAAAAGTCAGCTGACCTACAATTTATCACCAAAAAACAATCAGAAACTGGCTTTGGGTGCAGAAGCCCTGTTTTCGATCAGCCATATGAATGAGCCGGACGCCCAATGGAACTCCTTTGGGTATAGGGAAATGCGGCTTACAGCCTATTATATGTTTAGTATCCCCCATTCTCCCTTTACTGTGGATATCGGCTATATGGATGACCTGATCCGCGGAAGTGAAAGCATTCATCACGGAGGTGTACATTACGTGGCTGCTGATCTGATCTGGAATATTCCTTATAAAAAAACTAGTTATTAA
- a CDS encoding asparaginase — protein MKRKVLLIYTGGTIGMEKDYETGSLRAFDFGNIFEKMPEMKLMECEVFVHPFAKPLDSSDMGPEEWRVIANYIYKNYNDYDGFLILHGTDTMSYTASALSFMLKGLRKPVIMTGSQLPIGDLRTDAKENLLTSLYYASLYENDEAVIQEVAIYFEYKLLRGNRTLKYSAEYFDAYASPNYPILGQSGVHLNIIKDNLFRCDPKVEFHVDEHISEDILFWRIFPGMHLSHFREIPKMKVLILQVFGSGTIFSSEKTQETLQEIRNNGTEIVVVSQCISGGISFGKYENSNIFSRIGAISGRDMTAETAITKAMHLIDNPNYTGSFADNFTKSLCGEITGEKLQ, from the coding sequence ATGAAACGAAAAGTCCTGCTTATCTATACGGGTGGAACCATTGGTATGGAAAAAGATTATGAAACCGGAAGCCTCCGTGCCTTTGATTTCGGAAATATATTTGAAAAGATGCCTGAAATGAAGCTGATGGAATGTGAAGTTTTCGTACATCCTTTTGCAAAACCACTGGATTCTTCAGATATGGGCCCGGAAGAATGGAGAGTGATTGCTAATTATATTTACAAGAATTATAATGATTATGACGGATTCCTGATTCTGCACGGCACAGATACGATGTCTTATACGGCATCAGCTCTGAGTTTCATGTTAAAAGGGTTAAGAAAACCTGTCATCATGACGGGTTCACAGCTTCCGATCGGTGACCTGAGAACGGATGCAAAGGAAAATCTTCTGACAAGTCTGTATTATGCCAGTCTCTATGAAAATGATGAAGCAGTCATTCAGGAGGTCGCTATTTATTTTGAATATAAGCTCCTAAGAGGAAACAGAACCCTTAAATATTCTGCGGAGTATTTTGACGCTTATGCAAGTCCGAACTACCCAATTTTGGGGCAATCGGGTGTTCATTTAAATATCATCAAAGACAACTTATTCCGTTGTGACCCGAAGGTAGAATTCCATGTGGATGAACATATTTCTGAAGATATTTTATTCTGGAGAATTTTCCCGGGAATGCATCTGAGTCATTTCAGGGAGATTCCTAAAATGAAAGTTCTTATTCTTCAGGTTTTTGGTTCCGGAACGATTTTCAGCAGTGAAAAGACACAGGAAACACTTCAGGAAATCAGAAATAACGGTACTGAAATCGTAGTGGTGAGCCAGTGTATATCAGGTGGTATTTCTTTTGGGAAATATGAAAACAGTAATATTTTCTCAAGAATCGGAGCAATCTCAGGAAGAGATATGACTGCAGAAACAGCGATAACCAAAGCCATGCACCTGATCGACAACCCAAATTACACCGGAAGTTTCGCCGATAACTTCACCAAAAGCCTTTGTGGAGAAATAACTGGTGAAAAATTGCAATAA
- a CDS encoding RNA methyltransferase: protein MQMKDLAQTFEYLKQFLTEERLAKIEHFSQESSDFVLPVVEDVYQFRNAAAIVRSVEACGFHKVVALQEEYSFEPNLRVTKGADTWVEVEKLPRNMESFQNIKDRGYKIVAVSLEKNAKMLPEYEITEPIALVFGTEMEGVSQEILDFADETLAIPMYGFTRSFNVSVAASICMYELKQKLINSDIDYKLDEEKLLRMKILWATNSIKSGKEILAKYRADHNIIKQ, encoded by the coding sequence ATGCAGATGAAAGACTTAGCACAAACTTTTGAATATTTAAAACAATTTTTAACTGAAGAAAGACTCGCAAAAATTGAACATTTTTCGCAGGAAAGCTCCGATTTTGTACTTCCCGTGGTAGAAGATGTTTATCAGTTTCGAAATGCCGCAGCAATTGTGCGTTCTGTAGAGGCCTGCGGTTTTCATAAAGTGGTGGCCCTGCAGGAGGAATACAGTTTTGAACCGAATCTTCGTGTAACAAAAGGAGCCGATACGTGGGTAGAGGTCGAGAAACTTCCCCGCAATATGGAATCTTTCCAGAATATTAAAGACAGAGGGTACAAAATTGTAGCAGTTTCACTGGAAAAAAATGCTAAAATGTTACCGGAATATGAAATAACAGAACCCATAGCCTTAGTTTTTGGAACTGAAATGGAGGGCGTTTCGCAGGAAATTCTGGATTTTGCGGATGAGACACTTGCCATTCCGATGTATGGCTTTACCAGAAGTTTTAATGTTTCTGTAGCTGCTTCAATTTGTATGTATGAATTGAAACAAAAGCTTATCAACTCTGATATTGACTATAAGTTAGATGAAGAAAAGCTGTTAAGGATGAAAATTCTTTGGGCTACCAATTCCATTAAGAGCGGAAAGGAAATTTTAGCAAAATACCGGGCAGATCACAACATCATTAAACAATAA
- a CDS encoding 16S rRNA (uracil(1498)-N(3))-methyltransferase, translating into MKLFYGEIEGSQVTINDEEQQHIVKVLRMKNGEEIHVTDGKGSLASGKLLIEGKKANMEVDTIKTDFPNFNPKLHIAIAPTKNIDRIEFFVEKAVEMGISEITILQTEKTERKNINIDKLRKQAISASKQSLRFHFPNINDLTKITDFLKNTSPQNTFVAHCHENLERTDLNHIPVMEQVTFLIGPEGDFSEKEISFLAQHNIKAVSLGNQRLRTETAGIFVAAWNYNKMI; encoded by the coding sequence ATGAAACTTTTTTACGGAGAAATTGAGGGAAGTCAGGTAACAATCAACGACGAAGAGCAACAGCATATTGTAAAGGTTCTCCGCATGAAAAACGGTGAAGAAATTCATGTGACCGACGGAAAAGGAAGTCTGGCATCCGGGAAGCTTTTGATTGAAGGCAAAAAAGCAAATATGGAAGTGGATACAATTAAAACGGACTTCCCAAATTTTAATCCGAAACTTCATATTGCAATCGCTCCAACGAAAAATATTGACCGTATCGAGTTTTTTGTAGAGAAAGCCGTTGAAATGGGAATTTCTGAGATCACGATTTTACAGACAGAGAAAACGGAACGTAAAAATATTAATATTGATAAATTAAGAAAGCAAGCAATTTCCGCTTCAAAACAAAGCTTGAGATTTCATTTTCCTAATATTAATGATTTGACTAAAATCACGGATTTTCTAAAAAATACCAGTCCTCAAAACACTTTTGTGGCCCACTGTCATGAAAATCTGGAAAGAACGGACCTGAACCATATTCCGGTGATGGAGCAAGTTACCTTTTTAATCGGCCCTGAAGGTGATTTTTCTGAAAAGGAAATTTCGTTTCTGGCACAGCATAATATCAAAGCTGTTTCACTGGGGAATCAGAGATTGAGAACTGAAACTGCCGGAATTTTCGTTGCAGCATGGAATTATAACAAAATGATTTAG
- the tsaD gene encoding tRNA (adenosine(37)-N6)-threonylcarbamoyltransferase complex transferase subunit TsaD, with protein sequence MSDSIILGIESSCDDTSAAIIKGNSILSNIAANQAIHKEYGGVVPELASRAHQQNIIPVVEKSFTKANIQQNAISAIGFTRGPGLLGSLLVGTSFAKSLAMSLNVPLIEVNHLQAHILAHFIEDANPVPPTFPFLCLTVSGGHTMIVVVKDYFDMEIVGKTIDDAAGEAFDKIGKIFDLDYPAGPIIDRLAKEGNPDAFTFNKPKLENYDYSFSGIKTSVLYFIQKEVRKNPDFIKENLNDLCASVQKCIIEILMNKLEKAAKELNIKEVAIAGGVSANSALRKAMENNREKLGWNIYIPKFEYTTDNAAMIAMVAQLKFERGEFTDLRTTATAKYDL encoded by the coding sequence ATGAGCGACTCTATAATTTTAGGTATTGAATCGTCTTGCGACGACACCTCAGCAGCTATCATCAAGGGGAATTCTATTCTTTCGAATATTGCCGCAAATCAGGCTATCCACAAAGAATATGGTGGTGTAGTCCCTGAACTGGCTTCACGAGCCCATCAACAAAACATTATCCCCGTTGTTGAAAAATCCTTTACCAAAGCAAATATACAACAAAATGCAATTTCAGCTATAGGATTTACACGTGGACCCGGACTTTTGGGATCACTTCTTGTAGGGACATCATTTGCTAAGTCTTTGGCTATGAGCCTTAATGTACCGCTTATTGAAGTGAATCATCTTCAAGCCCATATTCTGGCCCATTTCATCGAGGATGCAAATCCTGTGCCGCCCACATTTCCTTTCCTTTGCCTTACTGTAAGCGGCGGACACACCATGATCGTCGTCGTAAAAGACTATTTTGATATGGAAATTGTCGGTAAAACGATCGATGATGCTGCGGGTGAAGCTTTTGATAAAATAGGTAAAATATTTGATCTTGATTATCCTGCAGGACCTATTATTGATAGGCTGGCGAAAGAAGGAAATCCTGATGCCTTCACGTTTAACAAACCTAAGCTTGAAAATTACGATTATTCTTTCAGCGGGATTAAAACATCAGTATTGTATTTCATCCAGAAAGAAGTGAGAAAAAATCCTGATTTCATCAAAGAAAACCTTAATGATCTTTGTGCTTCCGTACAGAAATGTATCATTGAAATCTTAATGAATAAGCTTGAAAAAGCGGCTAAGGAGCTCAACATTAAAGAAGTTGCCATTGCCGGTGGTGTTTCGGCGAATTCTGCCTTGAGAAAAGCAATGGAAAATAACCGTGAAAAACTGGGCTGGAATATTTACATCCCAAAATTTGAGTACACCACGGATAATGCGGCAATGATTGCTATGGTTGCCCAACTGAAGTTTGAAAGAGGAGAATTTACCGATTTAAGGACTACGGCCACTGCAAAATATGATTTATGA
- a CDS encoding AsnC family transcriptional regulator has product MNYQLDEIDKKILDFLVENTRMPFTEIAKQMDVSAGTIHVRVKKMEDAGIILGSSLNIDYGKLDYHFTAFIGILLTKSNRTQEVLKELSVIPNVIEASVISGKYNIFCKVRAKNTEDAKRIIYQIDDIQDVMRTESMISMEEYLSDKNRLINAISI; this is encoded by the coding sequence ATGAACTATCAACTGGACGAAATAGACAAGAAGATTCTTGATTTCTTAGTAGAAAACACAAGAATGCCTTTTACTGAAATTGCAAAGCAGATGGATGTTTCTGCTGGAACAATTCACGTAAGAGTGAAAAAGATGGAAGATGCAGGTATTATTTTGGGATCATCTCTTAATATCGATTATGGAAAGCTGGACTATCACTTTACAGCTTTTATCGGAATCCTTTTGACAAAATCAAACCGTACTCAGGAAGTATTGAAAGAATTGTCAGTTATTCCTAATGTAATCGAAGCTAGCGTTATTTCCGGAAAATATAACATTTTCTGTAAAGTAAGAGCTAAGAATACAGAAGATGCTAAAAGAATTATTTATCAGATAGATGACATTCAGGATGTAATGAGAACTGAAAGTATGATTTCTATGGAAGAATACTTAAGTGATAAAAACAGACTGATCAACGCGATCTCTATTTAA
- a CDS encoding DUF4303 domain-containing protein has translation MDFQILKEQIEAAAKKAFLEIYEKHGEENIYSFALYSDEGAMTVCPSANTLKATAGLDEDDKLYYTYEPAEWTYESSGADEAFNAICSQLRDELSQNEENEEWFTDFQAKLYAACIEVLEKLKNENFFSNITGQDIFLIFTVSDYEFEEQDMKNIITRLNDNKYGTEYLQWMDAWGH, from the coding sequence ATGGATTTTCAGATTTTAAAAGAACAGATAGAAGCAGCTGCAAAAAAAGCCTTTTTGGAAATATATGAGAAACATGGTGAAGAAAACATCTATAGTTTTGCATTGTACAGTGATGAGGGAGCAATGACCGTCTGTCCGTCTGCTAATACGCTTAAAGCAACAGCCGGTCTGGATGAAGACGATAAGCTGTATTATACATATGAACCTGCAGAATGGACCTATGAATCATCAGGAGCCGATGAGGCGTTTAATGCGATATGTTCTCAACTGAGAGATGAGCTTTCTCAGAATGAGGAAAATGAGGAATGGTTTACTGATTTTCAGGCTAAACTTTATGCTGCTTGTATTGAAGTGCTGGAAAAACTTAAAAATGAAAATTTCTTCAGCAATATTACCGGACAAGACATTTTCCTGATTTTTACAGTCTCAGATTATGAATTTGAAGAGCAGGATATGAAAAATATCATCACCCGCCTCAACGATAATAAATATGGAACAGAATATTTGCAGTGGATGGATGCCTGGGGCCATTAA
- a CDS encoding transketolase family protein, whose protein sequence is MKYTYTEKKDTRSGFGAGLAELADKNPNVVALCADLIGSLKMEKFIEKAPERFFQVGIAEANMIGLAAGLSITGKIPFTGTFANFSTSRVYDQIRQSVAYSGKNVKICASHAGLTLGEDGATHQVLEDIGMMKMLPGMTVINPCDYNQTKAATIAIADFEGPVYLRFGRPTVPVFMPEDMPFEIGKGIMLQEGTDVTIVATGHLVWESLVAADELEKEGISCEVINIHTIKPLDEEIILKSVEKTGKIVTAEEHNYLGGLGESVAGMLARKRPTRQEFVAVNDTFGESATPAELMKKYKIDAAAVKEAVKRILA, encoded by the coding sequence ATGAAATATACATATACAGAAAAAAAGGACACTCGTTCAGGATTCGGAGCCGGATTAGCAGAACTTGCTGACAAAAACCCTAATGTTGTCGCTCTATGTGCCGACCTTATCGGTTCTTTAAAAATGGAAAAATTCATTGAAAAGGCACCGGAAAGATTCTTTCAGGTAGGTATTGCAGAAGCCAATATGATTGGACTTGCTGCTGGTCTTAGTATTACAGGAAAAATTCCTTTTACGGGAACTTTTGCCAACTTCTCTACTTCCAGAGTATACGACCAGATCCGTCAGTCTGTTGCGTATTCAGGAAAGAATGTAAAAATCTGTGCTTCTCACGCCGGACTTACGTTGGGGGAAGACGGTGCTACCCACCAGGTTCTGGAAGACATCGGTATGATGAAAATGCTTCCGGGAATGACGGTAATCAATCCTTGTGACTACAACCAGACTAAAGCTGCAACGATTGCAATTGCTGACTTTGAAGGGCCTGTATATTTAAGATTCGGAAGACCGACTGTACCTGTATTCATGCCTGAAGATATGCCTTTCGAAATCGGAAAAGGAATTATGCTGCAGGAAGGAACTGATGTAACGATTGTAGCAACAGGGCACCTTGTATGGGAATCTCTTGTAGCTGCAGATGAGCTTGAAAAAGAAGGGATCTCTTGTGAGGTGATCAATATCCATACGATCAAACCTTTAGATGAAGAAATCATTTTAAAATCTGTTGAAAAAACCGGTAAAATTGTAACTGCTGAAGAGCACAACTACTTAGGTGGTTTAGGTGAATCTGTAGCGGGAATGCTTGCCAGAAAAAGACCTACAAGACAAGAGTTCGTAGCGGTAAATGATACTTTCGGAGAGTCTGCAACACCTGCAGAATTGATGAAAAAGTATAAAATTGACGCTGCTGCAGTGAAAGAAGCTGTAAAGAGAATTTTAGCTTAA
- a CDS encoding transketolase — translation MSKSIEELKSLTTQIRRDILRMVHAVNSGHPGGSLGCTEFFTALYGKVMNYHLPFTMEGKNEDHFYLSNGHISPVFYSTLARFGFFPVDELRTFRKLDSRLQGHPTTHEGLPGIRIASGSLGQGLSVALGVAQGKKLDGDQSLVYSLHGDGELQEGQVWEALMYAAAKKVDNIISTIDYNGRQIDGDTDDVLSLGNLHAKLEAFGWIVLEEKNGNDLEAVIAILERAKAETGKGKPVAIMLHTEMGYGVDYMMGSHAWHGKAPNDEQLDLAFKQLYLEAPADY, via the coding sequence ATGAGTAAAAGTATCGAAGAGTTAAAATCTCTTACTACGCAGATCAGAAGAGACATTTTAAGAATGGTTCATGCGGTTAATTCAGGACACCCGGGTGGAAGTTTAGGTTGTACAGAATTCTTCACAGCCCTTTATGGAAAGGTGATGAACTATCATCTTCCTTTTACCATGGAGGGAAAAAATGAGGATCATTTTTATTTGTCAAACGGGCACATTTCACCAGTATTCTACTCTACTTTGGCTAGATTCGGTTTCTTCCCGGTAGATGAATTGAGAACTTTCAGAAAGCTGGATTCAAGGTTACAGGGTCACCCGACTACTCACGAAGGTCTTCCGGGAATCAGAATTGCTTCAGGTTCACTTGGGCAGGGACTTTCAGTTGCTTTAGGGGTAGCTCAGGGTAAAAAGCTGGACGGAGATCAATCTCTTGTGTACTCTCTTCACGGAGACGGAGAACTTCAGGAAGGTCAGGTTTGGGAAGCTTTGATGTATGCTGCTGCTAAAAAAGTAGATAATATCATTTCAACAATTGACTATAACGGACGTCAGATCGACGGTGATACGGATGATGTATTAAGCTTAGGAAATCTTCATGCTAAACTGGAAGCATTCGGATGGATCGTTTTAGAAGAGAAAAACGGTAATGATCTTGAGGCTGTAATTGCTATTTTAGAAAGAGCAAAAGCTGAAACAGGAAAAGGGAAACCGGTAGCGATTATGCTTCATACAGAAATGGGTTACGGAGTAGATTATATGATGGGATCTCATGCGTGGCATGGTAAAGCTCCTAATGATGAGCAGCTGGATCTCGCTTTCAAACAATTGTATTTAGAAGCTCCTGCCGATTACTAA
- a CDS encoding T9SS type A sorting domain-containing protein: MKIKQLFYLGILIISISFGKAQDFFTPINERSIKTDSKNRTVQPEKFLTYQLDVAAMKSYFASVPELRDDQLKNNAPIIILPMPDGTKAKFKIWKSSVMAPELAAKFPQIITLTGQGVDDPYATIKLDFTELGFHAQIKSVVSGDNYIDPYSKTDNSNYVIYKKSDVTDKSQRVCGTKDEDALLQKKNVLKSVTPSVGTQIRVFRFAIACTGEYAIAATGSPSPTVAQTLSAIVTTVNRVNGVYEQEVAVRLVLIPNETSIIFTNPNTDPFNGNNDAYTLIDESQAQIDAIIGTANYDIGHTFSTGGGGLASYGICDPQYKASGITGSPNPVGDPYDIDYVAHEVGHQFWGPHTFNATTGSCGGGNRSNSNAVEPGSGITIMAYAGICGATNNLAANSIPIFHTRSFQSITSAVQSASCFVTNPVANTAPVVNAGNNYTIPKSTPFKLTGSATDAENNTLTYCWEQNDNGPAGNWNVATGNAAIFRSFMPVTVPYRYFPKLSDIINNTTSKGEILPSYARNMEFRLTVRDNNPGCAGVANDDAIITVDGASGPFKVTAPASAVAWAGNSSQTITWDVANTTAAPVSCANVSILLSTDGGLTYPTILVASTPNDGSEAVTIPDISTTQARIMVAGEGNVFFNINPVNFTINRASLAVSEVNGNKDVFVVYPNPSKGILNIRFAQSNEVYDIAVYDVSGRLVFSRQDNKPAHDKTGTFNLADLINGDYMVKIKSKNIDKTVKWIKE, encoded by the coding sequence ATGAAAATTAAACAATTGTTTTACCTGGGTATATTGATAATATCCATTTCCTTTGGGAAAGCACAGGATTTTTTTACACCTATCAATGAAAGGTCCATTAAAACAGACTCTAAAAACAGAACCGTGCAACCTGAGAAGTTCCTTACTTACCAATTGGATGTTGCGGCCATGAAAAGCTACTTTGCCTCAGTTCCCGAATTAAGGGATGATCAGCTTAAAAATAATGCTCCCATTATCATTCTGCCAATGCCTGATGGTACAAAAGCAAAATTTAAGATTTGGAAATCCTCCGTAATGGCTCCGGAACTCGCAGCGAAATTTCCTCAAATAATTACATTGACCGGGCAAGGCGTTGATGACCCTTATGCTACGATAAAACTGGATTTTACAGAACTGGGTTTTCATGCTCAGATAAAATCGGTGGTATCAGGAGATAATTATATTGATCCCTATTCCAAAACAGATAACAGCAATTATGTTATCTATAAGAAAAGTGATGTAACGGACAAAAGCCAGAGAGTCTGCGGAACAAAGGATGAAGATGCTCTATTACAAAAAAAAAACGTACTAAAGTCCGTTACCCCAAGCGTAGGAACTCAAATTAGAGTTTTTCGTTTTGCCATAGCTTGTACCGGCGAATATGCAATTGCAGCGACAGGATCACCTTCACCCACTGTGGCTCAGACCTTATCAGCTATTGTAACCACTGTAAACAGAGTAAATGGAGTGTATGAGCAGGAAGTCGCTGTAAGGTTGGTTTTAATACCCAATGAAACGAGCATTATTTTTACAAATCCTAATACAGATCCTTTTAATGGGAATAATGATGCCTATACATTAATTGATGAAAGCCAGGCTCAGATTGATGCTATCATAGGAACGGCAAATTATGACATCGGACATACATTTAGTACAGGCGGCGGCGGATTAGCCAGTTACGGTATATGTGACCCACAGTATAAAGCAAGTGGAATTACCGGTTCACCTAACCCTGTAGGTGATCCTTATGATATTGATTATGTAGCTCATGAAGTAGGACATCAGTTTTGGGGACCCCATACTTTTAATGCAACAACAGGAAGTTGTGGCGGTGGCAATCGAAGCAACTCTAATGCTGTAGAACCTGGTAGCGGGATTACCATTATGGCTTATGCCGGGATTTGCGGAGCTACAAATAATTTGGCTGCTAACAGTATTCCTATTTTTCATACCCGTTCATTTCAGTCTATCACGAGTGCAGTTCAGTCTGCATCATGTTTTGTAACTAATCCTGTGGCCAATACCGCTCCTGTGGTGAATGCAGGAAATAATTATACCATCCCTAAAAGCACACCGTTTAAGTTGACAGGTTCTGCAACAGATGCTGAAAACAATACGCTTACGTATTGCTGGGAACAAAACGATAATGGCCCTGCAGGAAACTGGAATGTTGCTACAGGAAATGCAGCGATATTCAGATCATTCATGCCTGTCACTGTACCCTACAGATATTTCCCTAAACTGTCTGATATCATCAATAACACAACCTCTAAAGGTGAGATTCTGCCATCCTACGCAAGAAATATGGAGTTCAGACTAACGGTCAGAGATAATAATCCCGGGTGTGCCGGTGTTGCAAACGATGACGCCATTATTACTGTAGACGGAGCTTCAGGCCCATTTAAAGTAACTGCTCCTGCTTCAGCGGTAGCATGGGCAGGGAATTCTTCTCAAACCATAACATGGGACGTAGCCAACACAACTGCAGCCCCTGTCAGCTGTGCTAATGTAAGTATTCTGCTTTCAACAGATGGTGGCCTTACTTACCCTACAATCCTTGTGGCTTCCACACCCAATGATGGCTCTGAGGCAGTTACGATCCCGGATATAAGCACTACACAAGCCAGAATCATGGTGGCAGGAGAAGGAAATGTATTTTTTAATATTAACCCTGTTAATTTTACCATCAACAGAGCATCATTAGCCGTAAGCGAAGTAAACGGAAATAAAGATGTATTTGTAGTATATCCTAATCCAAGCAAAGGAATTTTGAATATCAGATTTGCCCAGTCAAATGAGGTGTATGATATTGCTGTATATGATGTGAGTGGAAGATTAGTGTTCAGCAGGCAGGATAATAAACCGGCCCATGATAAAACCGGAACATTCAACTTAGCCGACTTAATCAATGGCGATTATATGGTTAAAATCAAATCAAAAAACATTGATAAAACGGTAAAATGGATCAAAGAATAA